One window of Nicotiana tomentosiformis chromosome 11, ASM39032v3, whole genome shotgun sequence genomic DNA carries:
- the LOC138901419 gene encoding uncharacterized protein — protein MGANPEEDPQDFINEMHKTLSVMSAIETEGVELAAYRLKGVAYSWFELWEDSQEEGSPPVRWSESADAFMDHFLQAETRAACAVEFKNLKQGSKSVWEYHMEFVRLSKYAILMLPTMEARVRRFVQVLSPLAINEAARAALNSDMNYGKMVAFAQATEDRKLKNTREREGTRKARSTSNFGKSFGGGRSAFRGGSSGPS, from the coding sequence AtgggtgctaatcccgaggaggacccacaaGACTTCATTAacgagatgcataagactctctcgGTTATGAGCGCtattgagacggagggagtggagttggccgcctaccgctTGAAAGGGGtagcctattcttggtttgagctgtgggaggactctcaggaggaggggagccctccagtgaGGTGGAGCGAGTCTGCTGATGCTTTCATGGACCATTTTTTGCAggccgagactagggcagctTGTGCCGTAGAGTTTAAGAACCTTAAGCAAGGAAGTAaaagtgtgtgggagtatcacatggagtttgtGCGTCTAtctaaatatgccattctcatgttgcccactatggaggctagagtgcgccggtttgtgcaggtcCTTAGCCCCTTGgctatcaatgaggccgctagagctgccttgaattcagatatgaactatgggaaaatggtagcatttgctcaagctacagaggaccgtaagttgaagaacacAAGGGAGCGAGAAGGTACTAGAAAGGCCCGTTCCACAAGCAACTTTGGgaagtcatttggtgggggaagatcagctttcaggggagggtcatcagggccatcctag